A portion of the Actomonas aquatica genome contains these proteins:
- a CDS encoding efflux RND transporter permease subunit — MLLSDVSIKRPVVCIVLALLIILVGCLSFLRLPVREYPDIESPIVSVDANYPGAAAEVVETQIVDPLEEELSSIDGVRIMRANANAGRGSVSLEFDLRRDINEAANDVRDKVGRVQDRLPDEVRSPDVEKADSDADPVLTISMNSDRFSRLELAELAENVVVQRLQTVPGVSRVSLWAPRFAMRLWVDPDRLAAYQLTVSDIERALRQQNVDIPSGRIESVTREFGMRLEGRLNEVSDYENLVLATRGNTQIKFSDVGRVELGSSDYRVQAYYNGRTAVGMRVQKQTQANLLQVADEIKAQLPALRRNLPEGVNLEVAYDTSVFIERSVDEVYFTLYVAGVLVVLTIFLFLRDWRATVIPLVAIPVSIVGSFAVIQLFGFSLNLLTMLALVLAVGLVVDDAIVMLENIYRRIEEGEGPIHAAIFGARQMAFAVISTTLTLIAVFVPVAFQSGRTGRLFFEFGITLAVAVSVSSLIALTLTPMLCSRLLNAHHGADGKITHGLFYRLTEPMFEAINSVFSRTLAAVLRVKWVVLLVVAGFAAAGPWFYGHLQRELTPNEDRGVFRVIMNFPLGSTPQYAASYASDSEAVLLNTPEIQKMFRITGFGGGGANRGFMFVMLKNWEDRERSTQEVLADLRSKFAANPGGMIIAAPVRPLGGRRSASGGVEMVLVGPEFKQLQSIAEQITAGLRDSTVLNRPRISPEPNKPQLNVQVDRARAADLNVPVFDVATTLESLFGGRRVTRFRRGADEYDVMLQVEDADRTSPADLGKIYLRSTDGHLVQLSNLVETSEEIVPEAYPHFDRQRSISVSAQLNEGFTQGDGVAELERLATAILPENYNYTWDGETREFVESSADARVLFGLALVFTFLILAAQFESWIHPITIFSGVVLALTGGVAVLWASRFWGTPMTDNLFSRFGLIMLIGLVAKNGILIVEFANQLRIEGRNAAQAAHEAATLRFRPILMTAVSTILGALPLALASGPGSETRNPMGLAIVGGLAIATFLTLFVIPAIYIMMDAMVMKVTGKSSAHGLVQAAQIEKEVAKQESLAGARE; from the coding sequence ATGCTGCTCTCCGACGTTTCCATCAAACGCCCGGTCGTCTGTATCGTCCTGGCTTTGCTCATCATCTTGGTGGGCTGCCTGTCCTTTCTGCGCCTGCCGGTGCGGGAATACCCCGACATCGAATCACCCATCGTTTCGGTCGACGCCAACTATCCTGGCGCCGCGGCCGAGGTGGTGGAGACCCAGATCGTGGATCCGCTGGAGGAGGAGCTCTCTTCCATCGATGGCGTGCGCATCATGCGCGCCAACGCCAACGCCGGTCGCGGCAGCGTGAGCCTCGAATTCGACTTGCGCCGCGACATCAACGAAGCCGCCAACGACGTGCGCGACAAGGTGGGCCGCGTGCAGGATCGCCTGCCCGACGAGGTGCGTTCGCCCGACGTCGAGAAGGCCGACTCCGACGCCGATCCGGTGCTTACCATCTCGATGAACTCTGATCGCTTCTCGCGCCTCGAGTTGGCGGAGCTCGCGGAGAACGTCGTCGTGCAACGTTTGCAAACCGTGCCGGGCGTCTCCCGCGTGAGCTTGTGGGCGCCGCGCTTTGCGATGCGCCTGTGGGTCGATCCCGATCGGCTTGCCGCCTATCAGTTGACGGTGTCCGACATCGAACGCGCGCTGCGCCAGCAGAATGTCGACATCCCCAGCGGTCGCATCGAGTCGGTCACGCGCGAGTTTGGCATGCGCCTGGAAGGCCGCCTCAACGAGGTGAGCGACTACGAGAACCTGGTGCTCGCAACGCGGGGCAATACGCAGATCAAATTTTCCGACGTGGGCCGGGTGGAACTCGGCTCCAGCGACTACCGCGTGCAGGCCTACTACAACGGTCGCACTGCGGTCGGCATGCGCGTGCAGAAGCAGACCCAGGCCAACCTCCTGCAGGTGGCCGACGAGATCAAAGCCCAGTTGCCCGCGTTGCGACGCAACCTGCCGGAAGGCGTGAATCTCGAGGTCGCTTACGACACCAGTGTGTTCATCGAGCGCTCGGTCGATGAGGTGTATTTTACGCTCTACGTGGCCGGCGTGTTGGTCGTGCTCACGATCTTCCTCTTCCTGCGTGACTGGCGGGCGACGGTGATCCCGTTGGTGGCAATCCCGGTGTCGATCGTCGGTTCGTTTGCGGTGATCCAGTTGTTTGGGTTCAGCCTCAACCTGCTCACCATGCTCGCGCTGGTGCTGGCAGTGGGCCTGGTGGTGGACGACGCCATCGTGATGCTGGAAAACATTTATCGGCGCATCGAGGAAGGAGAGGGGCCCATCCACGCGGCGATCTTCGGTGCGCGGCAGATGGCTTTCGCGGTCATTTCGACGACGCTCACGCTCATCGCGGTGTTTGTGCCGGTGGCTTTCCAATCGGGGCGCACGGGGCGGCTGTTTTTTGAGTTCGGCATCACCCTCGCGGTGGCGGTTTCGGTCTCGAGTCTCATCGCACTCACGCTCACGCCGATGTTGTGTTCGCGGCTGCTCAATGCGCACCACGGGGCGGACGGCAAAATCACCCACGGTCTGTTTTACCGCCTCACCGAGCCGATGTTTGAGGCGATCAACTCGGTGTTTTCGCGGACCTTGGCCGCGGTGCTGCGAGTGAAGTGGGTGGTGCTGCTGGTCGTCGCGGGTTTTGCGGCGGCGGGCCCGTGGTTTTATGGCCACCTGCAGCGTGAACTCACGCCCAACGAGGACCGCGGTGTGTTCCGCGTGATCATGAATTTCCCGCTCGGTTCGACGCCGCAATACGCCGCGAGCTACGCCAGCGACTCCGAGGCCGTGCTGCTCAACACCCCCGAAATCCAAAAGATGTTTCGCATCACCGGATTTGGCGGCGGCGGCGCCAACCGGGGGTTCATGTTTGTGATGCTCAAGAACTGGGAGGATCGCGAACGCTCCACCCAGGAGGTGTTGGCCGACCTGCGTTCCAAGTTTGCCGCCAATCCCGGGGGCATGATCATCGCCGCGCCAGTGCGCCCGCTGGGCGGACGCCGCAGTGCCTCGGGTGGCGTCGAGATGGTGCTGGTCGGACCCGAGTTTAAGCAGCTCCAAAGCATCGCCGAACAGATCACCGCCGGCCTGCGCGACAGCACGGTGCTGAATCGTCCGCGCATCAGCCCCGAGCCCAACAAACCGCAGCTCAACGTGCAGGTGGACCGCGCGCGCGCGGCCGACCTCAATGTACCGGTTTTCGACGTGGCGACCACGCTCGAGTCCCTCTTCGGTGGTCGCCGCGTGACCCGTTTCCGCCGCGGCGCCGACGAGTATGATGTCATGCTGCAGGTCGAGGACGCCGATCGCACCTCGCCGGCCGATCTCGGCAAGATCTACCTGCGCTCGACGGATGGTCATCTGGTGCAGCTCAGCAACCTCGTGGAGACGAGCGAGGAGATCGTGCCCGAGGCCTACCCGCACTTTGATCGCCAACGTTCCATCTCGGTCTCAGCGCAGCTCAACGAAGGTTTCACCCAAGGTGACGGTGTGGCGGAACTCGAACGCCTCGCGACCGCGATCCTGCCCGAGAACTACAACTACACCTGGGACGGCGAGACGCGGGAGTTTGTCGAAAGCTCGGCCGATGCGCGCGTGCTCTTCGGATTGGCGCTTGTATTCACTTTCCTGATTCTCGCGGCTCAGTTCGAGTCATGGATTCATCCCATCACGATCTTCAGTGGCGTGGTGCTGGCGCTCACCGGCGGCGTGGCCGTGCTGTGGGCCTCGCGTTTCTGGGGCACGCCGATGACCGACAACCTGTTCTCGCGCTTCGGCCTGATCATGTTGATCGGCCTGGTGGCGAAGAACGGCATTCTGATTGTCGAGTTCGCCAACCAACTTCGCATCGAGGGGCGTAACGCCGCGCAGGCCGCGCACGAAGCGGCCACGTTGCGTTTCCGGCCGATTCTGATGACGGCGGTGTCGACCATCCTCGGTGCCTTGCCGCTCGCGCTGGCCAGCGGTCCGGGCAGCGAAACGCGCAACCCGATGGGTCTGGCCATTGTGGGCGGCCTGGCGATCGCGACCTTCCTCACGCTCTTCGTGATTCCGGCGATCTACATCATGATGGACGCGATGGTCATGAAGGTCACCGGCAAGTCCAGTGCCCACGGTCTGGTGCAAGCGGCCCAGATCGAAAAGGAAGTGGCGAAGCAGGAGTCCCTGGCCGGAGCCCGCGAGTAA
- a CDS encoding efflux RND transporter periplasmic adaptor subunit, translating to MPLPRSIPSTLLVALIGAVLATGCAKNEGGERPLTGSQAGRANAQQPQAVEVVTLSKRPMIESLNLVGSLAANESAEMRTEIGGIVRGIFFDEGQQVKAGDLLLKIDDAELRAQLAQIEARFNLAKLNVERSENLSQSRTIAQSEYDRARSEFAAAEAELSLIRLRIGKTEIRAPFDGVVGARTISPGDYVTPSTVITTINDLSRLKIDFQVPERFLGKVHPGTVVNVRTRGVRAGESDQDLRGEVYFVSSTIDRTVRSSEVKAVLQSSDAALRPGMFANINLVLEEKSDVLAVPEGAILTNSRGVQIIVVDRSGEVPAAQFVPVRTGLRAHGIVEVVPLRGVLNEGTEVVASGVGALILFPGAPLDPQPLRAEFTQP from the coding sequence ATGCCCCTGCCTCGTTCCATTCCCTCGACTTTGCTGGTCGCGCTGATCGGTGCCGTGTTGGCCACCGGTTGCGCCAAGAATGAGGGCGGGGAGCGTCCGCTCACCGGCTCGCAGGCGGGTCGGGCCAATGCCCAACAGCCGCAGGCGGTGGAGGTGGTCACACTGAGCAAGCGACCCATGATCGAGAGCCTGAATCTGGTGGGCTCGCTCGCGGCCAACGAATCGGCCGAGATGCGCACAGAGATCGGCGGCATCGTGCGCGGCATCTTTTTTGACGAAGGCCAGCAGGTGAAGGCGGGGGACCTGTTACTCAAGATCGACGACGCGGAGTTGCGCGCTCAGCTCGCGCAGATCGAAGCCCGCTTCAATCTCGCCAAACTGAATGTCGAGCGTTCGGAGAACCTGAGCCAATCGCGCACCATCGCGCAGTCGGAATACGATCGGGCGCGTTCCGAGTTCGCCGCCGCCGAAGCCGAGCTTTCGCTCATCCGCCTGCGCATCGGCAAGACGGAGATCCGCGCGCCCTTCGACGGCGTGGTCGGAGCCCGCACGATCTCGCCCGGTGATTACGTGACGCCCTCGACGGTCATCACGACGATCAACGACCTGAGTCGGTTGAAGATCGATTTCCAAGTGCCGGAGCGTTTCCTCGGCAAAGTCCATCCCGGCACGGTGGTCAACGTGCGCACCCGCGGCGTGCGGGCGGGGGAGAGCGATCAGGACCTGCGCGGTGAGGTGTATTTTGTGAGTTCGACGATCGATCGCACGGTGCGCTCCTCGGAAGTGAAGGCCGTGCTGCAATCGAGCGACGCGGCGCTGCGCCCCGGCATGTTTGCCAACATCAATCTCGTGCTGGAGGAGAAGAGCGACGTCCTCGCGGTGCCGGAAGGCGCCATCCTCACCAACTCGCGCGGCGTGCAGATCATCGTGGTCGACCGCAGCGGCGAGGTGCCTGCCGCGCAGTTCGTGCCCGTGCGCACCGGCTTGCGCGCGCATGGCATCGTGGAGGTCGTGCCCCTGCGCGGGGTGTTGAACGAGGGGACCGAAGTGGTCGCCTCCGGTGTAGGGGCGCTGATCCTGTTCCCGGGCGCGCCGCTGGATCCGCAGCCGCTGCGCGCGGAGTTCACTCAACCCTAG
- the gcvH gene encoding glycine cleavage system protein GcvH, with product MSNVPADRRYAKSHEWVKDAGDGVVEVGISDYAQSSLGDITYVELPAVGDTLEAGAVFGVVESVKAASDLYAPVSGEVVEVNEALDGAPELVNQEPYAGGWIMKVKVADAAAIDALLDSEAYTAETA from the coding sequence ATGAGCAATGTCCCTGCTGATCGCCGTTACGCCAAGTCCCACGAATGGGTGAAAGACGCCGGAGACGGCGTGGTGGAAGTCGGGATCTCCGACTACGCCCAGAGCAGCCTGGGCGACATCACCTACGTCGAACTGCCGGCCGTGGGCGACACGCTCGAAGCCGGCGCCGTGTTTGGCGTGGTGGAATCCGTCAAGGCGGCCTCCGATCTCTACGCGCCGGTCAGCGGCGAAGTCGTGGAAGTCAACGAAGCCCTCGACGGTGCGCCGGAGCTGGTCAACCAGGAGCCCTACGCGGGTGGCTGGATCATGAAGGTCAAGGTGGCCGATGCCGCCGCGATCGACGCTCTGCTCGACAGCGAAGCCTACACGGCTGAAACGGCCTGA
- the gcvT gene encoding glycine cleavage system aminomethyltransferase GcvT has translation MSELQRTPLHAFHVAHGGRMVDFAGWDMPVQYQSILEEHKAVRTTAGLFDVSHMGEADVTGPGAEAFLNRLVTNDVSKLYPGRVLYSPMCRPDGGVVDDLLVYMHEPERYFLVINASNIAKDLAWMREQAAGFDVTITDRSDDYALLAVQGPKAETILQSLTGAKLGMLRYYHFGEGTVAGVHCYISRTGYTGEDGFELYHATSDAPALAEAIMQAGAAHGLQLAGLGARDSLRLEAGYPLYGHELNDDLSPIAAGLGWTVKFQKEGSFTGAEALQAEKADPARRRVVFFRTGDRRIVRAGAEVLDASGAVVGSVLSGTMSPMLGEAIGSALVPAAAVEAGELAVDLRGKKFVLQLVKPPFVELKKSS, from the coding sequence ATGTCTGAACTGCAACGGACCCCGCTTCATGCCTTTCACGTCGCCCATGGCGGGCGCATGGTGGATTTCGCCGGCTGGGATATGCCGGTCCAATACCAGAGCATCCTCGAAGAGCACAAAGCCGTGCGCACGACCGCCGGCTTGTTTGACGTGAGTCACATGGGGGAAGCCGATGTGACCGGTCCGGGGGCGGAGGCGTTCCTGAACCGCTTGGTCACCAATGACGTGAGCAAGCTCTACCCGGGGCGCGTGCTGTATTCGCCGATGTGCCGGCCCGACGGTGGCGTGGTGGATGACCTGCTGGTCTACATGCACGAGCCGGAGCGCTATTTCCTGGTCATCAACGCTAGCAACATCGCCAAGGACCTCGCCTGGATGCGTGAGCAGGCGGCGGGCTTTGACGTGACCATCACCGATCGTTCCGACGATTACGCGCTGCTGGCGGTGCAAGGGCCGAAGGCGGAGACGATTCTCCAGAGCCTGACCGGAGCCAAGCTCGGCATGCTGCGCTATTACCACTTTGGCGAAGGCACGGTGGCGGGCGTGCACTGCTACATCAGCCGCACCGGTTACACCGGCGAGGACGGCTTTGAACTTTACCACGCCACCAGTGATGCCCCGGCGTTGGCCGAGGCCATCATGCAAGCGGGCGCGGCGCACGGCCTGCAACTGGCCGGACTCGGCGCGCGCGACAGCCTGCGCCTCGAGGCCGGGTATCCGCTTTATGGGCACGAGTTGAATGACGACCTGTCGCCCATCGCCGCCGGCCTTGGCTGGACGGTGAAATTTCAAAAGGAAGGCAGCTTCACCGGCGCCGAAGCGCTCCAGGCCGAGAAGGCCGACCCGGCGCGCCGTCGCGTGGTGTTCTTCCGCACCGGCGACCGCCGCATCGTGCGGGCCGGCGCCGAGGTGTTGGACGCCAGCGGCGCGGTGGTCGGCTCGGTGCTCTCCGGCACGATGTCGCCCATGCTTGGCGAGGCCATCGGTTCGGCGCTGGTGCCGGCTGCCGCTGTCGAAGCGGGGGAGCTCGCGGTCGACCTGCGCGGCAAGAAGTTTGTTTTGCAACTGGTCAAACCGCCCTTCGTCGAACTAAAGAAATCGTCATGA
- a CDS encoding hemolysin family protein encodes MFLFALAIALTLGISFICSLMEALILSTTVTEVEMLKRANPRRGQILEQLRNGLEETISTILTLNTIANTLGSITIGGLAINLFGQTALGIISALMTLGILFFSEVIPKNLGVVYRKQLQPHVVYPLLWMRNMLRPVTYLCNLLVRLVITSAPEKTDSEEEIILLAERGALDGSLTKSESSIIANALSLDDVRVHEIMTPRTVITALKRTDTVGEVFDSYANIPFARIPVYQESLDDIVGLVRRRDLLKAVASDQENDLISAHMQEIHFIPETATASQALQEFLKTHQQLLMVVDEFGSTAGVLTMEDVMEHLIGKEIFEKDDLAVDMRELARNRLQKQPRPKRPSPPAGPSAGPASRAAEQEDGGKIAPFPPAD; translated from the coding sequence ATGTTCCTGTTCGCCCTCGCGATCGCTCTCACTCTTGGTATCTCTTTCATCTGTTCACTGATGGAGGCACTCATCCTGAGCACCACCGTCACAGAGGTGGAGATGCTCAAAAGAGCCAACCCTCGCCGGGGTCAGATCCTCGAGCAACTGCGCAACGGTTTGGAGGAAACCATCTCCACCATCCTTACGCTCAACACCATCGCGAACACCCTCGGCTCGATCACCATCGGCGGTCTCGCCATCAACCTGTTTGGGCAAACCGCCCTGGGCATCATCTCCGCCCTCATGACGCTCGGCATCCTGTTCTTCTCCGAGGTCATCCCCAAGAACCTGGGCGTCGTCTATCGCAAGCAACTGCAACCGCACGTCGTTTACCCGCTGCTGTGGATGCGCAACATGCTGCGTCCCGTCACCTACCTCTGCAATCTGCTGGTGCGCCTCGTCATCACCAGCGCGCCGGAGAAAACCGATTCCGAAGAGGAGATCATCCTGCTGGCCGAACGCGGCGCCCTCGACGGCTCCCTCACCAAGAGCGAATCCAGCATCATCGCCAACGCCCTCTCCCTCGACGATGTGCGCGTGCACGAGATCATGACCCCGCGCACGGTCATCACCGCGCTCAAGCGCACCGACACTGTCGGCGAAGTCTTCGACAGCTACGCCAACATCCCCTTCGCCCGCATCCCGGTGTATCAGGAAAGTCTCGACGACATCGTCGGCCTCGTCCGTCGCCGCGACCTGCTCAAGGCCGTCGCCAGCGACCAGGAAAACGACCTCATCTCCGCCCACATGCAGGAGATCCATTTCATCCCCGAAACCGCCACCGCCAGCCAGGCCCTGCAGGAGTTTCTCAAAACCCACCAACAACTGCTCATGGTGGTCGACGAGTTTGGCTCCACTGCCGGCGTGCTGACGATGGAGGACGTGATGGAGCATCTCATCGGCAAGGAAATCTTTGAAAAGGACGACCTCGCCGTCGACATGCGCGAGCTCGCCCGCAACCGCCTGCAAAAGCAGCCGCGGCCGAAGCGCCCCTCCCCGCCCGCCGGCCCTTCGGCTGGTCCGGCCTCCCGCGCCGCAGAGCAAGAGGACGGCGGCAAGATCGCGCCCTTCCCGCCCGCCGACTGA
- the lgt gene encoding prolipoprotein diacylglyceryl transferase encodes MDSAPAPTHWVHDLSPFLIQFNENFGIRYYGLGYLLGFLLGGLILHRAAVRGRLPLPPPAVWDLLTALIVGVMVGGRLGYFVLYEPAVLFQSPLEVFKVWQGGMASHGGFAGVAVAMIWFARRHQLSFWQLSDAVVTAAPPGLFLVRVANFIKGELPGKISEVPWAVIFPDTAPPGTPVHLIAPRHPSQLYEAALEGLLLLGFTLWRYWRTLAPVATPGRLTGEFLIGYAFARSISELFREPDADLILGLSRGTFYSLFFVVAGIVLIVRSRPAKRA; translated from the coding sequence ATGGATTCCGCCCCTGCCCCCACCCATTGGGTGCACGACCTGAGCCCGTTTCTCATCCAGTTTAATGAGAACTTCGGGATTCGTTATTACGGCCTCGGCTACCTGCTCGGGTTTCTGCTCGGCGGCCTGATCCTCCACCGCGCCGCCGTGCGTGGTCGCCTGCCCCTGCCGCCACCCGCGGTCTGGGATCTGCTCACCGCGCTGATCGTCGGCGTGATGGTGGGCGGTCGTCTCGGTTACTTCGTGCTCTACGAGCCGGCCGTGCTGTTTCAATCGCCGCTTGAGGTGTTCAAAGTCTGGCAGGGCGGCATGGCCTCCCACGGCGGATTCGCCGGCGTCGCCGTGGCCATGATCTGGTTCGCCCGCCGCCACCAACTCAGCTTCTGGCAACTTTCCGACGCCGTCGTCACCGCCGCTCCGCCCGGGCTGTTTTTGGTGCGCGTGGCCAACTTCATCAAAGGGGAGCTGCCCGGCAAAATCTCCGAGGTCCCGTGGGCGGTCATCTTCCCCGACACCGCCCCTCCCGGCACGCCCGTGCACCTCATCGCCCCGCGCCATCCGTCGCAGCTCTACGAGGCCGCGCTCGAGGGTTTGCTCCTGCTTGGGTTTACGCTCTGGCGCTACTGGCGCACGCTCGCCCCGGTCGCCACGCCCGGTCGCCTCACCGGCGAGTTTCTCATCGGCTACGCCTTCGCCCGCTCGATCAGCGAGCTGTTCCGCGAACCCGACGCCGACCTCATCCTCGGCCTCTCCCGCGGCACCTTCTACTCCCTGTTTTTTGTGGTCGCTGGCATCGTCCTCATCGTCCGTTCCCGCCCGGCCAAACGAGCCTGA
- a CDS encoding S24 family peptidase, with protein sequence MASTVRLTRIWLLLVALSSAPLFAAATQTKPVKWVRGIYVAETPSPQLIASDQLWSHAEARAKTLRGITLRGQGRSMLPLYKPGTVLVIAPIKFADLRRGQTVVYYNSEHRQVAHVLVAKCDDGWRVAGLNNRLHDDEGVTAQNLFGVVAEAYQPLPAGTSVASLN encoded by the coding sequence GTGGCATCCACGGTCCGGCTTACCCGAATTTGGCTCCTTTTGGTCGCGCTAAGCAGCGCGCCACTCTTCGCCGCCGCGACCCAAACCAAGCCCGTCAAATGGGTGCGTGGCATCTACGTCGCCGAGACGCCGAGCCCGCAACTGATCGCCTCCGATCAACTGTGGTCGCATGCCGAGGCGCGGGCCAAAACCCTGCGCGGCATCACCCTGCGCGGCCAAGGCCGATCCATGTTGCCGCTCTATAAACCGGGCACCGTGCTGGTTATCGCCCCGATCAAGTTTGCCGACCTGCGCCGCGGTCAGACCGTGGTTTATTACAACAGCGAACATCGCCAAGTTGCTCACGTGCTCGTCGCCAAATGTGACGACGGCTGGCGCGTCGCCGGTCTCAACAACCGCCTCCACGACGATGAAGGTGTGACCGCGCAAAATCTCTTCGGCGTCGTCGCCGAAGCCTACCAGCCCCTCCCCGCCGGCACCTCCGTCGCGTCCTTGAACTGA
- the pcp gene encoding pyroglutamyl-peptidase I encodes MSKNPAPSARTVLVTGFEPFGGERSNPSAFIAGALDGRELAGHRVTGVVLPVVFGASLRALDDAIERVQPALVVCLGVAGNRRHITPERVAINLDDARIPDNAGNLPIEQPVVAGGPVAYWSTLPVRRMEAALAAADVPVKLSETAGTYVCNHLFYGLMHRLAQRPGVRGGFVHVPRPRAGLSRAKMADGLVAAIAAALGETD; translated from the coding sequence GTGAGCAAGAACCCTGCACCTTCAGCGCGCACGGTGTTGGTCACCGGCTTTGAACCCTTTGGCGGGGAGCGTAGCAATCCGTCGGCTTTCATCGCCGGAGCCTTGGATGGGCGCGAGCTGGCCGGCCACCGGGTGACGGGCGTGGTCTTGCCGGTCGTGTTTGGCGCAAGTCTGCGGGCCCTCGACGATGCGATCGAGCGGGTGCAACCGGCGCTGGTGGTCTGTCTCGGCGTAGCCGGTAATCGGCGACACATCACGCCGGAGCGCGTGGCGATCAATTTGGATGACGCGCGCATTCCCGACAATGCGGGCAATCTGCCGATCGAGCAGCCGGTGGTGGCAGGCGGGCCGGTGGCGTATTGGTCGACCTTGCCGGTGCGGCGCATGGAGGCGGCATTGGCGGCGGCGGATGTGCCGGTGAAACTCTCGGAGACGGCCGGCACCTACGTGTGCAACCATCTGTTTTACGGCCTTATGCACCGCTTGGCGCAGCGCCCCGGCGTGCGTGGTGGTTTTGTGCACGTGCCGCGTCCGCGAGCGGGTTTAAGCCGCGCCAAGATGGCCGACGGTTTGGTGGCGGCCATCGCAGCCGCGTTGGGCGAAACCGACTGA
- a CDS encoding 5-oxoprolinase subunit PxpA, translated as MKVRTVDLNCDVGEGAGVEPELLPWVSSANVACGAHAGDDAIMADTMALARKLGVVAGAHPGFADREYFGRRELAMSAEEIGALVSGQLKALAAYGKFHYVKPHGALYNMAARDRVVADAVAQAVAAYDSTLALLGLAGGELLAAGEAAGLRVVSEVFADRGYDDDGRLLPRDAPGALIEDPAEVERRVWTMVAEGRVLSSGGQWVEIRAESVCVHGDGPHAVAFARRLREALDGGDLLVRSFVETGEEGA; from the coding sequence ATGAAGGTGCGAACCGTGGATCTGAATTGTGATGTGGGTGAAGGCGCCGGGGTGGAGCCGGAGCTGTTGCCCTGGGTGAGCTCGGCCAACGTGGCGTGTGGCGCGCATGCCGGCGACGACGCGATCATGGCCGATACGATGGCGCTCGCGCGCAAACTCGGCGTGGTGGCGGGAGCGCATCCGGGGTTCGCCGACCGCGAATATTTTGGGCGGCGCGAACTGGCGATGAGCGCGGAGGAGATCGGCGCGCTGGTGTCCGGGCAGCTCAAGGCTTTGGCGGCGTATGGGAAATTTCATTACGTCAAACCCCACGGCGCGCTCTACAACATGGCGGCGCGGGATCGGGTCGTCGCCGACGCGGTGGCGCAAGCGGTGGCCGCTTACGATTCCACGCTGGCGTTGCTCGGGTTGGCCGGGGGCGAGTTGCTGGCGGCGGGTGAGGCGGCCGGATTGCGCGTGGTGAGCGAAGTGTTTGCCGATCGCGGCTACGATGACGACGGCCGGTTGCTACCGCGGGATGCGCCGGGAGCGCTCATCGAGGACCCGGCGGAAGTGGAGCGCCGCGTCTGGACGATGGTCGCGGAAGGGCGCGTGCTCAGCAGCGGCGGGCAGTGGGTGGAGATCCGGGCGGAGTCGGTGTGTGTGCACGGCGACGGACCGCACGCGGTCGCATTTGCCCGGCGGTTGCGGGAAGCTTTGGACGGAGGTGATCTGTTGGTGCGTTCGTTTGTCGAGACGGGGGAGGAGGGGGCGTGA